The following coding sequences lie in one Mesorhizobium sp. DCY119 genomic window:
- the phnA gene encoding phosphonoacetate hydrolase: protein MNQMSPVTVSANGRNYAWPRVPAIAICLDGCEPAYLDEAIKAGLMPALEKIKAKGTVRMAHSVIPSFTNPNNLSIATGRPPSVHGICGNYLYNPETGEEVMMNDPKFLRAPTVFQAFYDAGARVAVVTAKDKLRSLLGHGLKFNEDRAICFSSEKSDTTTKAEHGIDNASSWLGRPVPEVYSAELSEFVFAAGVKLLKEWRPDVMYLTTTDYVQHKYAPGVKQANDFYEMFDKYLAELDALGAAIVVTADHGMKPKHKADGSPDVVYAQDLLDEWLGKDAGRVILPITDPYVVHHGALGSFATAYLPKGADRADIMKRLAGIEGIDLVVDREEACRRFELPEDRIGDIVMISTENKTIGTSEHRHDLAALNEPLRSHGGLTEQVVPFITNRVLPDQPGAPKLRNFDAFYYAVMAAALPNT from the coding sequence ATGAACCAGATGTCCCCTGTCACCGTGTCTGCGAATGGACGCAATTATGCCTGGCCGCGCGTGCCGGCGATCGCGATCTGCCTTGACGGCTGCGAGCCGGCCTATCTCGACGAGGCGATTAAGGCGGGGCTGATGCCGGCGCTGGAGAAGATCAAGGCGAAGGGCACGGTGCGCATGGCCCACAGCGTCATCCCGAGCTTCACCAATCCCAACAATCTGTCGATCGCCACCGGCCGCCCGCCTTCTGTCCACGGTATCTGCGGCAACTACCTCTACAATCCGGAGACGGGCGAAGAGGTGATGATGAACGATCCAAAGTTCCTGCGCGCCCCGACCGTCTTCCAGGCCTTCTACGATGCCGGCGCCCGCGTCGCGGTGGTGACGGCGAAAGACAAGCTGCGTTCGCTGCTTGGGCACGGCCTGAAGTTCAATGAAGACCGCGCCATCTGCTTTTCCTCTGAGAAGTCGGACACCACGACGAAGGCCGAGCACGGCATCGACAATGCGTCCTCATGGCTCGGCCGGCCGGTGCCGGAAGTCTATTCGGCCGAACTGTCGGAATTCGTCTTTGCCGCCGGCGTCAAGCTGTTGAAGGAATGGCGGCCCGACGTCATGTACCTGACCACGACCGACTATGTGCAGCACAAATACGCGCCGGGCGTGAAGCAGGCCAACGATTTCTACGAGATGTTCGACAAGTATCTCGCCGAACTCGACGCGCTGGGTGCTGCGATCGTGGTGACCGCCGATCACGGCATGAAGCCGAAGCACAAGGCTGACGGTTCGCCCGATGTCGTCTATGCGCAGGACCTGCTCGACGAATGGCTGGGCAAGGATGCCGGGCGCGTCATCCTGCCGATCACCGATCCTTACGTCGTCCATCACGGCGCGCTGGGCTCGTTCGCCACCGCCTATCTGCCCAAGGGTGCCGACCGCGCCGACATCATGAAGCGGCTGGCCGGCATCGAGGGCATCGACCTTGTCGTCGACCGCGAGGAAGCCTGCCGCCGTTTCGAGCTGCCGGAAGACCGCATCGGCGACATCGTCATGATCTCGACCGAGAACAAGACGATCGGCACCAGCGAGCACCGTCACGATCTCGCCGCCCTCAATGAGCCGCTGCGCTCGCATGGCGGGCTGACCGAGCAGGTGGTGCCGTTCATCACCAACCGCGTCCTGCCGGACCAGCCCGGCGCACCGAAGCTGCGCAACTTCGACGCCTTCTACTACGCGGTGATGGCTGCGGCGCTGCCGAATACGTGA